The proteins below are encoded in one region of Methanofollis aquaemaris:
- the groL gene encoding chaperonin GroEL (60 kDa chaperone family; promotes refolding of misfolded polypeptides especially under stressful conditions; forms two stacked rings of heptamers to form a barrel-shaped 14mer; ends can be capped by GroES; misfolded proteins enter the barrel where they are refolded when GroES binds), with product MTTKQIMFNEAARQALLAGVDKVANTVKITLGPRGRYVVLDRGSRPLVTNDGVTIAKEISLSDKFENMGAKLVREVASKTQDNTGDGTTTATLLAQAMLNEGMKNIAAGANPIEVKHGIDRAVGLVVDRIKEQSIPVQEKEKIVQVATVSANNDEETGRLIADAMEKVGYNGVISVENSKTMETTLKVEEGMQFERGYLSPYMVTDPEQQVCEYEEPSILVTDRKISTVKQIVPALEMAAAEGKPLLIIAEDVDGDAQAALVLNVIRGALKVCAVKAPGFGDEKKAMLDDIAVLTGATVVSEERGYKLEEVTEAMLGHARNVKVDHDKTVIVGGKGQKSAIDERVALIESQIKIADSEYKKKNLRKRLAKLGGGVAVIRVGAATETEQKEKKMRIDDALNATKAAVEEGVVAGGGVTLFRAQAALEGVEFEGDEQVGLSIVRRALEEPMRQIAENAGMEGAEVVARVRAGADEQIGYNAKTGVFEDLAVAGVLDPTKVVRSGLQNAASIAGMLLTTEAAVTDFDVEKDEKTQAIII from the coding sequence ATGACCACCAAACAGATTATGTTCAATGAGGCGGCCCGTCAGGCCCTGCTTGCCGGGGTGGACAAGGTCGCCAACACCGTCAAGATCACCCTCGGCCCCAGGGGGAGGTACGTCGTCCTGGACCGCGGTTCCAGGCCGCTTGTCACCAACGATGGCGTAACCATCGCCAAGGAGATCTCACTCTCAGACAAGTTCGAGAATATGGGAGCGAAACTTGTCAGAGAAGTGGCCTCAAAGACTCAGGACAACACCGGCGACGGCACCACCACTGCGACCCTCCTCGCCCAGGCGATGCTCAACGAAGGGATGAAGAACATCGCCGCCGGCGCCAACCCAATCGAGGTAAAGCACGGCATCGACCGCGCCGTCGGCCTGGTCGTGGATCGGATCAAAGAACAGAGCATCCCGGTCCAGGAGAAGGAGAAGATCGTCCAGGTCGCTACCGTCTCGGCCAACAACGATGAAGAGACCGGGCGGCTCATCGCCGATGCCATGGAGAAGGTCGGGTACAACGGTGTCATCTCGGTCGAGAACTCGAAGACGATGGAGACCACCCTCAAGGTCGAGGAGGGGATGCAGTTCGAGCGCGGCTACCTCTCCCCGTACATGGTCACCGATCCCGAACAGCAGGTCTGTGAGTACGAGGAGCCGTCGATTCTCGTCACCGACCGGAAGATCTCGACGGTGAAGCAGATCGTTCCGGCCCTCGAGATGGCGGCCGCCGAAGGCAAGCCGCTCCTCATCATCGCGGAGGACGTGGACGGCGACGCCCAGGCGGCGCTGGTCCTCAACGTGATCCGGGGTGCGCTGAAGGTCTGTGCGGTCAAGGCGCCGGGCTTCGGCGATGAGAAGAAGGCGATGCTCGACGATATCGCGGTGCTCACCGGGGCGACGGTCGTCTCCGAGGAGCGCGGCTACAAGCTCGAAGAGGTCACCGAGGCGATGCTTGGCCATGCCAGGAATGTGAAGGTCGACCATGACAAGACCGTCATCGTCGGCGGCAAGGGCCAGAAGTCTGCCATCGACGAGCGGGTCGCACTCATCGAGTCGCAGATCAAGATCGCCGACTCCGAATACAAGAAGAAGAATCTCAGGAAACGTCTCGCAAAACTCGGCGGCGGCGTGGCGGTGATCCGTGTCGGTGCGGCGACCGAGACCGAACAGAAGGAGAAGAAGATGCGGATCGACGACGCCCTCAATGCCACCAAGGCGGCGGTCGAGGAGGGCGTGGTCGCCGGCGGCGGTGTCACGCTCTTCAGAGCACAGGCCGCACTCGAGGGTGTCGAGTTCGAGGGCGACGAGCAGGTCGGGCTCTCAATTGTCAGGCGCGCTCTCGAAGAACCGATGCGCCAGATCGCGGAGAACGCCGGGATGGAAGGTGCTGAGGTCGTCGCACGGGTGAGGGCCGGAGCCGACGAGCAGATTGGGTACAACGCCAAGACCGGTGTCTTCGAAGACCTCGCTGTGGCGGGTGTCCTCGATCCGACCAAGGTGGTCAGGAGCGGGCTCCAGAACGCCGCTTCCATCGCCGGGATGCTCCTCACCACCGAAGCGGCGGTTACCGACTTCGATGTGGAGAAGGATGAGAAGACCCAGGCGATCATCATCTGA
- the groES gene encoding co-chaperone GroES: MAKIQPIGERVLIRQKKSEEKTSSGIYLPDAAREKRNEGIIIAAGTYEDGRALPVKAGDHVIYGGYSSEEIEVDGEKCLFVDWKDILAKVEEA, encoded by the coding sequence ATGGCAAAAATCCAGCCTATCGGAGAGAGAGTACTGATCAGGCAGAAGAAATCAGAGGAAAAGACCTCGTCCGGGATCTACCTCCCCGACGCGGCGCGCGAGAAGCGCAACGAAGGAATCATCATCGCCGCCGGAACGTACGAGGACGGTCGGGCACTCCCGGTGAAGGCGGGCGACCACGTCATCTATGGCGGCTACTCGTCAGAGGAGATCGAGGTCGACGGTGAGAAGTGCCTCTTTGTCGACTGGAAGGACATCCTTGCAAAAGTGGAGGAGGCGTGA
- a CDS encoding 60S ribosomal export protein NMD3, which produces MEILRSVCPRCGKPSAGLCNVCRAAETEWLKCEPRVESIYCPVCDSQKHGKTWTDTTVDHETMIHEIALSALTLHPDLRGAETSLTYRDPNPNRTFVDLTVSGKLYGVEVTGTCEVKIIWRKEQCDRCNRISGGYYEGIIQLRATGRRPSGREMDRAIRIAEEIEDGLQEGGERLSFISSIDEIRDGIDIIVGSQHIGQVISSQFCSALGGKMTTHPKLVGEKDGKRLYRVTYLVRLPRFQTGDVVVVHNHYLEVRGAGHGRIQVYDLREGTSRFVSEDEIDRLVGNVGDAENALVTYHDGDVIGLLDPRTQVPVECRAVPWLEVEDGGTIRVLRDDEAERLVLVG; this is translated from the coding sequence ATGGAGATTCTCAGGAGCGTCTGCCCGCGCTGCGGCAAACCCTCGGCCGGGCTCTGCAACGTGTGCCGGGCGGCGGAGACCGAGTGGCTGAAGTGCGAGCCCAGGGTGGAGAGCATCTACTGCCCGGTCTGCGATTCCCAGAAGCACGGCAAGACCTGGACCGACACCACGGTCGACCACGAGACCATGATCCATGAGATCGCCCTCTCGGCCCTGACCCTCCACCCCGACCTGCGGGGTGCCGAGACCTCGCTGACATACCGTGATCCCAACCCGAATCGGACCTTCGTCGACCTGACGGTCTCGGGGAAACTCTACGGCGTTGAGGTCACCGGAACCTGCGAGGTCAAGATCATCTGGAGAAAGGAGCAGTGTGACCGGTGCAACCGGATCAGCGGCGGCTACTACGAGGGGATCATCCAGCTCCGGGCCACCGGCCGGAGACCTTCTGGCCGCGAGATGGACCGGGCGATTCGGATCGCAGAGGAGATCGAAGACGGGCTCCAGGAGGGCGGCGAGCGTCTCTCCTTTATCTCGAGTATCGATGAGATCAGGGATGGTATCGACATCATCGTCGGTTCTCAGCACATCGGGCAGGTGATCTCCTCCCAGTTCTGTTCTGCCCTCGGCGGGAAGATGACCACCCACCCCAAACTTGTCGGTGAGAAGGACGGCAAGCGTCTCTACCGCGTCACCTATCTTGTCCGTCTCCCCAGGTTCCAGACCGGCGACGTCGTTGTTGTCCACAATCACTATCTGGAAGTGCGGGGGGCGGGACACGGCAGAATCCAGGTATATGACCTCAGGGAAGGCACGTCGCGTTTTGTCTCCGAGGATGAGATCGATCGGCTTGTCGGCAATGTGGGCGACGCCGAGAACGCCCTGGTCACCTACCATGACGGCGACGTGATCGGGCTCCTTGACCCCAGAACCCAGGTGCCGGTCGAGTGCCGGGCAGTCCCCTGGCTTGAGGTCGAGGACGGGGGAACGATCAGAGTTCTCAGGGACGATGAGGCCGAGCGCTTGGTCCTTGTAGGGTGA
- a CDS encoding dihydroneopterin aldolase family protein yields MSSDREQAAFEAGIKLGALYHQWVGTPISRATAASVETAIEQAVGLQPYVEEIHVTLDREMMTANPFGYSELAGAMFSVEITTQVGTARCVAELHFTGEYPLMSIRSIDETA; encoded by the coding sequence ATGAGCAGTGACCGTGAACAGGCGGCCTTCGAGGCCGGGATCAAACTCGGCGCCCTGTACCATCAGTGGGTCGGGACGCCGATCTCCCGTGCGACGGCCGCAAGCGTGGAGACCGCGATCGAGCAGGCCGTCGGCCTCCAGCCGTACGTCGAGGAGATCCATGTCACTCTGGACCGCGAGATGATGACCGCCAACCCCTTCGGCTACTCCGAACTGGCAGGGGCGATGTTCTCGGTGGAGATCACCACCCAGGTCGGGACGGCCAGGTGCGTCGCCGAACTCCACTTCACCGGCGAGTATCCCCTCATGAGCATCAGGTCAATCGATGAAACTGCCTGA
- a CDS encoding winged helix-turn-helix transcriptional regulator: MQPKFVLFLIFALLLFSPGYQATAKIIVEPIPAEMPPDRISLDDEEIVPIWHLTPVKIVMCFALIYCPLLSCPVELFYSLSIWAYLGYRRASRHRPFDNPNRWQIFTCIRENPGISVTEIAAATGVSRGTVHYHLAYLQKRNLIHKNTEGNTIGYFAYTDDFDPTEEHILMHLKNKTKKSLLSLLIEKPGVTQTEAAEAIEVSRPTVAWHMERLIKDGVVESKKIKGRVRYQLTHDAWEMLEKEREGGRKEDTIDSGSATA, encoded by the coding sequence ATGCAACCAAAATTCGTTCTTTTTTTGATATTCGCACTTCTCCTCTTCAGTCCGGGTTATCAGGCAACGGCAAAGATTATCGTCGAACCCATTCCTGCAGAGATGCCCCCAGACAGGATCAGTCTTGATGACGAAGAGATCGTGCCGATCTGGCACCTCACCCCTGTAAAGATTGTCATGTGCTTCGCTCTCATCTACTGTCCCCTCCTCTCCTGCCCGGTAGAACTCTTCTACTCCCTCAGCATCTGGGCCTATCTCGGCTACCGTCGCGCCTCGCGGCACCGCCCATTCGACAACCCGAACCGGTGGCAGATCTTTACCTGCATCAGGGAAAATCCCGGCATCTCAGTAACCGAGATCGCCGCTGCAACCGGGGTCAGCCGCGGCACGGTGCATTACCATCTCGCCTATCTGCAAAAAAGAAACCTCATCCACAAAAATACCGAAGGGAATACCATCGGCTACTTCGCATACACCGACGACTTCGACCCCACCGAAGAGCACATCCTCATGCACCTTAAAAACAAGACCAAAAAAAGTCTCCTCTCTCTCCTGATAGAGAAACCGGGAGTCACCCAGACAGAGGCCGCGGAGGCGATCGAGGTATCAAGGCCGACGGTCGCCTGGCATATGGAGCGACTCATCAAAGACGGGGTCGTCGAATCAAAGAAAATTAAAGGGAGGGTGCGGTACCAACTCACCCATGATGCCTGGGAGATGCTTGAAAAAGAGAGAGAGGGAGGGCGAAAAGAAGATACCATCGATTCCGGGTCGGCAACGGCCTGA
- a CDS encoding TatD family hydrolase has product MKLPETPITDDHIHFDPVHGRGVEAAKDFKRAGGTHVFMVALPAYTVGVCPRKGDDYRTAFDETLRVAGMVREVGVTVFPILGVHPIEVLKYGDRIGLAAAVDLACAGLDVAAEYVEEGKAVALKSGRPHFPVEPDVAAASEQVLVHALELGADLGCAVQLHAESGPCADIVDLARQAGMDPGRVVKHYATPDTPLMPSFLAKQEGLAEMARSGRRFTMETDYMDDNTRPGAVLGPKSVPRVTRKMIESGAITADEAWQIHAGTPSAVYGVEISL; this is encoded by the coding sequence ATGAAACTGCCTGAGACCCCGATCACCGACGACCACATCCACTTCGATCCGGTCCACGGCCGCGGCGTGGAGGCGGCGAAAGATTTCAAGCGCGCCGGCGGGACGCACGTCTTCATGGTCGCCCTTCCGGCCTACACCGTCGGCGTCTGCCCCCGGAAAGGGGACGATTACCGGACGGCCTTCGACGAAACCCTGCGGGTCGCCGGGATGGTCCGCGAGGTGGGAGTCACGGTCTTCCCCATCCTCGGCGTCCACCCCATCGAAGTCCTGAAATACGGCGACCGGATCGGGCTTGCCGCCGCCGTCGACCTCGCCTGCGCCGGACTCGACGTGGCGGCGGAGTACGTCGAGGAAGGGAAGGCCGTCGCCCTCAAGAGCGGTCGCCCCCACTTCCCGGTGGAACCCGACGTCGCCGCCGCCTCCGAACAGGTGCTTGTCCACGCCCTCGAACTCGGCGCCGACCTCGGGTGTGCGGTGCAACTCCATGCCGAGAGCGGGCCGTGCGCCGACATCGTCGATCTCGCGAGACAGGCCGGGATGGACCCCGGCCGCGTCGTCAAACACTATGCCACCCCCGACACCCCTCTGATGCCCTCCTTCCTCGCCAAACAGGAAGGGCTTGCCGAAATGGCCCGGTCCGGGCGGCGGTTCACCATGGAGACCGACTACATGGACGACAACACCCGGCCCGGCGCGGTGCTCGGCCCCAAATCAGTCCCGAGAGTCACCCGCAAGATGATCGAGTCTGGTGCGATCACCGCAGACGAGGCCTGGCAGATCCACGCCGGGACGCCGTCTGCGGTTTATGGCGTCGAAATATCACTCTGA
- a CDS encoding ArsR family transcriptional regulator yields the protein MIEQRISLNTIERPPGSGVDEHLAWFCQSLGLTNGRDLENVAQQVVLQVIGEIAAERGVASETLAGHLEITPGRVNHHVRNLTLAGLLYRKKKLIYLRGGSMTAAVEEMRKDANRIFDDLLEVAGELDEAMGIRQS from the coding sequence ATGATCGAACAGCGCATCTCCCTCAACACCATTGAGCGGCCGCCGGGGAGCGGGGTCGATGAACACCTCGCCTGGTTCTGTCAGAGCCTTGGACTGACAAATGGCCGTGACCTGGAAAATGTCGCCCAGCAGGTCGTCCTCCAGGTTATCGGAGAAATTGCAGCAGAGCGAGGCGTCGCCTCCGAGACCCTTGCCGGACACCTGGAGATCACCCCCGGACGGGTGAACCACCATGTCAGGAACCTCACGCTCGCCGGCCTTCTGTATCGAAAAAAGAAACTCATCTACCTGCGCGGTGGGAGCATGACCGCCGCCGTCGAGGAGATGAGAAAGGATGCCAACCGGATCTTCGACGACCTCCTGGAAGTGGCCGGGGAACTGGACGAAGCGATGGGGATCAGGCAGTCGTGA
- a CDS encoding DUF424 domain-containing protein has translation MYLKVHHTREGAVVAVCDEDLLNTTLCHGDVEVAVTEAFYGSTPATEEEVRAALRGACNANLIGEQAVGVAVAMGLISEECCVKIGGVPHALIISV, from the coding sequence ATGTACCTCAAGGTCCACCATACCAGGGAGGGTGCCGTGGTGGCGGTCTGCGACGAAGACCTGCTCAACACCACCCTCTGCCACGGTGATGTCGAAGTCGCCGTCACCGAAGCCTTTTACGGCTCGACACCCGCGACCGAAGAGGAAGTGCGGGCCGCCCTGCGGGGTGCCTGCAACGCCAACCTCATCGGCGAGCAGGCGGTCGGGGTTGCGGTCGCAATGGGACTGATCTCCGAAGAGTGCTGCGTGAAGATCGGCGGTGTCCCGCACGCCCTCATCATCTCGGTATAA
- a CDS encoding calcium-dependent protein kinase → MKKIIIILAGVLALIVVLALCALLPVDGEESGPLPANRESAATAFEMSTEFPELTDASYSIYRTDVPAVTAQSVEEVAARFGMTGKAEVCNQRTGEMRVVDDSKDDLVRLSMYPASGAVLYEVPDRMFPNAVTEPPALPSREEVIAIADAFLEERELLPSGAEVSAVEVDQRHEVWTAGSNEPEETYDVTLAVRYARTLDGFPVYGDEMAVTIGDGGDVVGMVRCWREVEATEKTKVISAEEAYEDLKVGKTVRPGDASRYGRVLIEEISIGYWMEPRISDQETVAPVWVFSGTAYYGGVEEPYQEYVAAVEGGVE, encoded by the coding sequence ATGAAAAAGATCATCATCATCCTCGCCGGCGTTCTCGCACTCATCGTTGTACTGGCATTATGCGCTCTCTTGCCGGTGGATGGCGAAGAGAGCGGGCCATTGCCGGCAAACCGGGAGAGTGCCGCAACTGCGTTCGAGATGTCGACAGAATTTCCTGAACTGACCGATGCATCGTACTCCATCTACCGCACCGATGTGCCGGCGGTGACGGCGCAGTCGGTGGAGGAGGTCGCGGCACGGTTCGGGATGACGGGGAAGGCGGAGGTGTGCAACCAGAGAACCGGGGAGATGCGGGTGGTCGACGACTCGAAGGACGATCTCGTGCGTCTCTCGATGTATCCCGCCTCGGGGGCGGTTCTCTATGAAGTCCCTGACAGAATGTTCCCCAATGCCGTCACCGAACCGCCCGCCCTTCCTTCCAGGGAGGAAGTGATAGCGATCGCCGACGCCTTCCTGGAGGAGCGGGAACTGCTGCCGTCCGGTGCGGAGGTGAGTGCCGTCGAAGTGGACCAGCGGCACGAGGTCTGGACGGCGGGGAGCAACGAACCCGAAGAGACCTACGACGTGACGCTCGCTGTCAGGTATGCGAGGACACTCGACGGGTTTCCGGTCTACGGCGACGAGATGGCGGTGACCATCGGCGACGGCGGCGATGTCGTCGGGATGGTGAGGTGCTGGCGTGAGGTCGAGGCTACAGAAAAGACGAAGGTCATCTCCGCAGAGGAAGCATATGAGGATCTGAAGGTCGGTAAGACTGTTCGCCCCGGCGATGCGAGCAGGTACGGCCGGGTATTGATCGAGGAGATCTCGATCGGTTACTGGATGGAGCCAAGAATCTCCGACCAGGAAACCGTCGCGCCGGTCTGGGTCTTCTCGGGGACGGCCTATTATGGCGGTGTCGAAGAACCGTATCAGGAGTACGTGGCCGCGGTCGAGGGAGGGGTGGAATGA